One genomic region from Desulfuromonas sp. TF encodes:
- a CDS encoding glycosyltransferase family 2 protein yields MIAGPVTDTVVLIIPARNEELSLPAVLARIPAAVTRVLVIDNGSTDATASVARCAGAEVVYEPAPGYGAACLAGLAVLRKDPPAVIAFADADGSDGVENLPLLLDMLGEGNLDLALARRMPENAEALSVQQRFGNWLATRLIRLFWGHAYEDLGPLRAISWESLERLNMSDRTFGWTVEMQIRALKAGLRVAELPLPYRSRITGRSKISRTLSGVMRAGWKILWVIGREALSAHPGSPARQGPEQGK; encoded by the coding sequence ATGATCGCCGGGCCGGTGACGGACACCGTCGTCCTGATCATCCCCGCGCGAAACGAAGAACTCTCCCTGCCTGCGGTTCTTGCGCGCATTCCGGCTGCCGTGACGCGCGTGCTGGTGATCGACAATGGTTCAACCGATGCGACCGCCAGCGTGGCACGGTGCGCTGGGGCCGAGGTGGTCTACGAGCCGGCCCCCGGGTACGGCGCCGCATGCCTGGCCGGACTTGCCGTCCTGCGCAAAGATCCCCCCGCCGTCATCGCCTTTGCCGACGCCGACGGCAGCGATGGGGTGGAAAATCTTCCGCTGTTGCTCGATATGCTCGGTGAGGGAAATCTCGACCTTGCCCTAGCGCGGCGTATGCCGGAAAATGCCGAAGCCTTGAGCGTCCAGCAGCGATTCGGCAACTGGCTCGCCACCCGGCTGATCCGCCTGTTTTGGGGGCACGCCTACGAGGACCTGGGGCCGCTGCGAGCCATCTCCTGGGAATCGCTGGAGAGGCTGAACATGTCGGATCGGACGTTCGGCTGGACGGTGGAGATGCAGATTCGGGCGCTGAAGGCCGGATTGCGGGTGGCGGAGTTGCCGCTTCCCTACCGGTCGAGAATCACCGGAAGATCCAAGATCAGCCGGACCCTCAGCGGGGTGATGCGGGCAGGGTGGAAGATTCTCTGGGTGATCGGCCGTGAAGCCCTGAGCGCGCACCCCGGGTCGCCAGCCAGGCAAGGACCGGAGCAAGGAAAATGA
- a CDS encoding nicotinate-nucleotide adenylyltransferase, with product MMVFDVGVIHGRFQVLHKDHLRYLLAGKALCSHLVVGITNPDPHLTREDPADKNRHARLANPLTYWERYLMVRQALEDTGVASEAFSIVPFPVNLPELYRYYVPLDAVFFLSIYDDWSRKKLSMFRSLALKTHILWEVPPEEKGISGSNVRDLMLHDGPWEGMLPEGVVRLMKKWDIPDRLKKLE from the coding sequence ATGATGGTTTTTGATGTGGGGGTCATCCATGGACGATTCCAGGTACTGCATAAAGATCACCTGCGCTACCTGCTGGCGGGAAAGGCTCTCTGCAGCCACCTGGTCGTGGGAATCACCAACCCCGACCCCCACCTGACCCGGGAAGACCCTGCGGACAAAAATCGCCATGCCCGCCTAGCCAACCCCCTCACCTACTGGGAGCGCTACCTCATGGTCCGCCAGGCCCTTGAAGATACCGGGGTAGCGTCTGAGGCATTTTCCATCGTTCCTTTTCCCGTCAATCTGCCGGAACTTTACCGCTACTACGTACCCCTCGATGCCGTGTTTTTTCTCAGCATCTATGACGATTGGAGCCGGAAAAAGCTCTCCATGTTTCGTTCCCTGGCCCTGAAAACCCACATTCTCTGGGAGGTCCCGCCGGAGGAAAAGGGAATCAGCGGAAGCAACGTAAGAGACCTCATGCTCCACGACGGTCCCTGGGAGGGGATGCTTCCGGAGGGCGTCGTGCGTCTGATGAAAAAATGGGACATTCCCGACCGCCTAAAAAAGCTAGAGTAG
- the apgM gene encoding alkaline phosphatase family protein yields the protein MPDKCLLILLDGLGDRSIEAFGWQTPLQAARTPHLDRLAEEGASGLYHSGAMGQALSSENAHFLMFGFDSKDFPGRGPLEALGVGISLGPNDVAVLTHFARVHESEDRLILDRGEPTASTEEAEALFAAVSQFEVDGISIRLERTKGLSGILVMEGNVSPFITDTDPIREGSPLAALHPWREHADDPAAQRTAAALRAYLIWAHHRLKTHPVNQARQSRGMLPIEGLVTQRAGRLKAIPNFREQNGLRGLSISSGIIYWGLSAFLGLDCLRDRDTGDPAEDLARRLTKARESFDHYDFIHVHTKAPDEAGHSRDPLAKKAVIEALDEGLGRVLGPLREEPGLLLIVTADHSTPSCGTLIHSGEPVPLTICGSGVRRDGVNRFDEINAATGALGCVRGKELMYLILNYLDRAKLGGLMDTPVDQAYWPGDYEPFRLR from the coding sequence TTGCCCGACAAATGTCTCCTGATACTTCTGGACGGGCTTGGGGATCGTTCCATCGAGGCCTTCGGCTGGCAGACTCCCTTGCAGGCGGCCCGCACCCCGCATCTCGACCGGCTTGCAGAAGAAGGGGCCAGTGGCCTTTACCATTCCGGCGCCATGGGGCAGGCCCTGTCCAGCGAAAACGCCCACTTCCTCATGTTCGGTTTCGACTCGAAGGACTTTCCCGGTCGGGGTCCGCTGGAGGCCTTGGGGGTCGGCATTTCCTTGGGCCCCAACGATGTGGCCGTCCTGACGCATTTTGCCCGCGTCCACGAGTCCGAAGACCGCCTGATCCTTGACCGGGGAGAACCGACCGCCTCGACTGAAGAGGCGGAGGCCCTTTTTGCTGCCGTCAGCCAATTCGAAGTCGACGGCATCTCAATCCGTTTGGAGAGGACCAAGGGGCTCTCCGGAATCCTGGTGATGGAAGGCAATGTCTCCCCCTTCATCACCGATACGGACCCGATTCGGGAAGGAAGTCCCCTGGCGGCGCTTCACCCCTGGCGGGAACATGCCGACGACCCCGCAGCGCAAAGAACGGCCGCTGCGCTTCGCGCTTATCTGATCTGGGCGCATCACCGGCTGAAGACTCATCCGGTGAACCAGGCGCGGCAAAGCCGGGGCATGCTCCCCATCGAGGGACTGGTGACCCAGCGCGCTGGCCGTCTGAAGGCAATCCCAAACTTCCGGGAACAAAACGGCCTGCGGGGCCTTTCTATCTCCTCGGGAATCATTTACTGGGGCTTGAGCGCCTTTCTCGGACTCGACTGCCTGCGCGACAGAGATACCGGAGATCCGGCCGAAGACCTCGCCAGACGTCTGACCAAAGCCCGGGAATCCTTTGATCACTACGACTTCATCCACGTTCACACCAAGGCCCCAGATGAGGCCGGACACAGCCGCGATCCTCTAGCCAAGAAGGCGGTCATCGAAGCACTCGATGAGGGCCTTGGCCGCGTACTCGGCCCACTGCGCGAAGAACCTGGCCTCCTGCTCATCGTCACCGCCGACCATTCAACCCCGAGTTGCGGCACCCTCATTCATTCGGGAGAGCCCGTTCCCTTGACCATTTGCGGCTCCGGTGTGCGCCGCGATGGGGTGAATCGCTTCGATGAGATCAACGCGGCTACAGGAGCATTGGGCTGCGTTCGCGGGAAGGAACTTATGTATCTGATTCTTAATTATCTTGACAGGGCCAAGTTGGGAGGGCTGATGGACACGCCTGTGGACCAGGCGTACTGGCCGGGCGACTACGAGCCATTTCGCCTGCGATGA
- a CDS encoding B12-binding domain-containing radical SAM protein, giving the protein MKVLLIYPEFPDTFWSFKHALKLAHKRASSPPLGLLTVAAMLPPEWERRLVDLNVTKLSDRDLAWADIAFVSAMLVQGGAARQVISRCRQAGLKIIAGGPLFTSEYEQFDEVDHFVLNEGELTLPPFLADLAQGRAGRLYATSEFADIEKSPLPSWELLEMKRYAAMSLQYSRGCPFHCEFCNVTALFGHQPRTKSTAQVLAELDGLYTQGWRGSVFFVDDNFIGNKRHLKSDLLPALIDWQKSRGGLSFYTEASINLADDEELVAMMVEAGFDTVFIGIETPDEAGLAESGKLQNQSRNLVEDVKRLQRAGLQVQGGFIVGFDSDTPAIFQSQIEFIQKSGIVTAMVGLLQALPGTGLYERMKGENRLLSDSTGDNVSASTNIVPRMGLETLQEGYKLILRTIYSPENYYRRMKAFLQDYRPGRARSALSFRYKLAGFHSLYRLGILGRERLQFWRVILWTLFHRPRLIRQAITLAIYGYHFRTICRRYIL; this is encoded by the coding sequence ATGAAGGTTCTTCTGATTTACCCCGAGTTCCCGGACACCTTCTGGAGTTTCAAGCACGCGCTGAAGCTCGCCCATAAAAGAGCGTCCTCCCCGCCGCTGGGCCTGCTGACGGTGGCGGCCATGCTGCCCCCGGAATGGGAGAGGCGCCTGGTCGACCTGAATGTAACCAAACTCTCAGACCGGGACCTGGCCTGGGCCGACATCGCCTTCGTCAGTGCCATGCTGGTGCAGGGGGGGGCGGCCCGTCAGGTCATCTCCCGCTGCCGGCAGGCGGGCCTGAAGATCATCGCCGGCGGTCCGCTCTTTACCAGCGAGTACGAGCAGTTCGACGAGGTCGATCATTTCGTGCTGAACGAGGGGGAGCTGACCCTTCCGCCGTTTCTGGCCGATCTTGCGCAGGGGAGGGCCGGACGCCTCTATGCGACCTCTGAATTCGCCGATATCGAAAAATCACCCCTCCCATCGTGGGAACTGCTGGAGATGAAGCGATATGCCGCCATGAGCCTCCAGTATTCGCGGGGCTGTCCCTTCCACTGTGAATTCTGCAATGTGACGGCCCTCTTCGGTCATCAGCCGCGCACCAAGAGCACTGCCCAGGTGCTTGCCGAGCTGGATGGTCTCTACACGCAGGGGTGGCGGGGGAGCGTCTTCTTCGTCGACGACAACTTCATCGGCAACAAGAGGCATCTCAAGAGCGATCTCCTTCCCGCCCTCATCGACTGGCAGAAGAGCAGGGGCGGATTATCCTTTTACACCGAAGCCTCCATCAACCTTGCGGATGACGAAGAGCTTGTGGCCATGATGGTCGAGGCTGGCTTCGACACGGTCTTCATCGGCATCGAAACCCCCGATGAGGCGGGCCTGGCCGAATCGGGGAAGCTCCAGAACCAGAGCCGCAACCTGGTGGAAGACGTCAAGCGGCTGCAGCGGGCGGGGTTGCAGGTACAGGGCGGGTTCATCGTCGGCTTCGACAGCGACACGCCCGCCATCTTCCAGAGCCAGATCGAGTTCATCCAGAAAAGCGGAATCGTCACGGCGATGGTCGGCCTGCTGCAAGCCCTGCCGGGGACGGGGCTCTACGAGCGGATGAAAGGGGAGAATCGATTGCTCTCCGATTCCACAGGGGATAACGTCAGCGCCTCGACCAACATCGTGCCGCGCATGGGCCTGGAGACTCTGCAGGAGGGTTACAAGCTCATCCTGCGGACCATCTACTCCCCCGAAAACTACTACCGGCGCATGAAGGCCTTCCTGCAGGACTATCGCCCGGGGCGGGCACGATCCGCTCTGAGCTTCCGCTACAAGCTGGCGGGTTTCCACTCTCTTTATCGCCTCGGGATACTAGGCAGGGAGCGTCTGCAGTTCTGGAGGGTCATTCTCTGGACCCTCTTCCACCGTCCCCGCCTGATCCGCCAGGCGATCACCCTGGCGATTTACGGATATCACTTCCGGACCATCTGCCGGCGGTACATTCTGTGA
- a CDS encoding DUF1049 domain-containing protein, with protein sequence MGRANLIAAFVLVLAGLIVVLQNTQHIEARILFMAVTMPLAALVTLTMLVGMAVGIPVALALSGKKSKKTENAHRPGH encoded by the coding sequence ATGGGAAGAGCTAACCTGATCGCCGCCTTCGTATTGGTTCTCGCAGGTCTCATCGTCGTTCTCCAGAACACGCAACACATCGAGGCTAGGATCCTTTTCATGGCGGTGACGATGCCGTTAGCCGCCCTTGTGACCCTTACGATGCTCGTCGGCATGGCCGTTGGAATACCCGTCGCACTTGCCTTATCCGGCAAAAAATCCAAGAAGACGGAAAACGCCCACCGCCCCGGGCACTGA
- a CDS encoding PHP domain-containing protein has protein sequence MRFDLHVHTALSPCSTLGIGEILLHARARGLDGVCITDHDTMEIRNSLREGMQSDGLCVIFGMEYATPQGDFLLFGPFESLPPCMEATTLLHTVTLKGGAAIAAHPFRTARSVDEEIIRKGLCRTIEGINGRNQAFENRKIENWRTRYFLNECGGSDAHTLEELGRVVTTFRDPVRSRDELIQALNGGDYRPAWNKTLHYLPAHLPAAAFA, from the coding sequence ATGCGCTTTGACCTTCATGTCCATACCGCACTATCTCCCTGCAGCACCCTTGGCATCGGTGAGATTCTTCTACACGCCCGGGCAAGAGGTCTGGACGGTGTCTGCATAACCGACCACGACACCATGGAGATCAGGAATTCTCTTCGGGAGGGGATGCAATCGGACGGGCTCTGCGTCATCTTCGGCATGGAATACGCCACTCCCCAGGGGGACTTCCTCCTTTTTGGTCCTTTCGAGTCACTTCCTCCCTGCATGGAGGCGACCACACTCCTGCATACAGTCACCCTTAAGGGTGGAGCGGCCATTGCCGCTCACCCTTTTCGAACGGCGCGATCGGTCGACGAAGAGATTATACGAAAGGGGCTCTGCCGAACCATCGAAGGGATTAATGGCCGCAACCAGGCTTTCGAGAATCGTAAGATAGAAAACTGGCGAACCCGCTATTTTCTCAATGAGTGTGGCGGCAGCGATGCACATACCCTTGAGGAGTTGGGCCGAGTGGTCACCACTTTTCGAGATCCAGTGCGGTCCCGGGACGAACTCATACAAGCTCTGAATGGTGGCGACTATCGACCGGCATGGAACAAGACCCTCCATTACTTACCTGCGCATCTTCCTGCCGCTGCCTTTGCTTGA
- a CDS encoding VTT domain-containing protein yields the protein MSTADTELRPRLRALQADIQRDCTECGRCVGECGFLQRHGNPRQIVARLDGNSPEPLNCAFECTLCGLCTAVCPERLRLDAFFLEMRREAVDRNCGEFAAHRPLKTYEKLGTSRRFTLYRLPEGCTTIFFPGCSLSGTRPKGVKEVFTQLQRIDPQLGIVFDCCLKPSHSLGREAYVAGMFSKMTARLREQGVEEVLVACPNCHVMFAGFGDGLKVRTVWEALADADLQPPAASGTVTVHDPCVIRHAEAAQTAVRTLLRRQGLRVEEMAHSRGTTVCCGKGGGVDLLHPEMAAGWRNLRETEAAGGRMISYCAACVQALGRQTPTNHLVDVLFDPQQTFTGKKQGARAPVTYLNRLLLKRAFQRKEGFAVTRERTSGQMQENSRKRFRKPLILLAILVAAASAMQVSDAPRFQPERLQELIAGSEGLAPALYMLIYALAPVLFLPALPLTIVGGLLFGPVWGVVYTMIGATTGASLAFLCARYLARDWVSAKLTGSKLERLDREVAEHGWKVVAFTRLIPAFPFNLLNYALGLTKIPFSHYFVTTFVCMLPACIAFIVFSSSLFDLVHGSLSPRALLGISLVALVSLLPVGYRCLQNRRKGVA from the coding sequence ATGTCTACGGCCGATACCGAACTGCGCCCTCGCCTCCGGGCTCTGCAAGCGGACATACAGAGGGACTGCACCGAGTGCGGGCGCTGCGTCGGCGAGTGCGGCTTTCTGCAGCGCCACGGCAATCCGCGCCAGATCGTCGCCCGCCTGGATGGAAACAGCCCGGAGCCGCTGAACTGCGCCTTTGAATGCACCCTCTGCGGGCTGTGCACGGCGGTCTGCCCGGAGCGACTGCGCCTCGATGCGTTCTTTCTGGAGATGCGCCGCGAGGCGGTGGACCGCAACTGCGGAGAGTTTGCCGCCCATCGCCCGCTGAAAACCTATGAGAAGTTGGGCACCTCCCGCCGCTTCACCCTCTACCGGCTGCCGGAAGGCTGTACGACCATTTTTTTTCCCGGCTGCTCCCTCTCCGGCACCCGGCCTAAGGGGGTCAAAGAGGTCTTCACCCAACTGCAGCGGATCGATCCGCAGCTCGGCATCGTATTCGACTGCTGCCTGAAGCCGTCCCACTCCCTGGGGCGTGAAGCGTATGTCGCCGGAATGTTCTCCAAGATGACCGCCCGGCTGCGGGAGCAGGGGGTGGAGGAGGTGCTGGTCGCCTGCCCCAATTGCCATGTGATGTTCGCCGGTTTCGGCGACGGTCTGAAGGTCCGCACCGTCTGGGAGGCCCTGGCCGATGCGGACCTGCAGCCGCCGGCAGCCAGCGGCACCGTCACCGTGCATGACCCCTGCGTGATCCGTCACGCCGAAGCGGCCCAGACGGCGGTCAGAACTCTGCTTCGGCGCCAGGGGCTCAGGGTGGAGGAGATGGCTCATTCGCGCGGCACCACCGTCTGTTGCGGGAAGGGGGGCGGGGTCGACCTGCTCCATCCCGAAATGGCGGCGGGGTGGAGAAATCTGCGAGAGACGGAGGCGGCCGGAGGCAGAATGATCAGTTACTGCGCCGCTTGTGTTCAGGCCCTGGGCCGACAGACACCGACCAACCATCTGGTCGATGTCCTGTTTGATCCACAACAGACCTTTACGGGGAAAAAGCAGGGCGCCAGAGCGCCGGTTACCTATCTAAATCGCCTCCTGCTCAAGAGAGCTTTTCAACGCAAGGAGGGCTTTGCCGTGACACGCGAGCGCACATCCGGCCAGATGCAGGAAAATTCCAGAAAACGTTTCCGGAAGCCGCTGATCCTGCTCGCCATTTTGGTGGCCGCTGCCTCCGCCATGCAGGTATCGGACGCACCCCGGTTCCAACCGGAACGATTGCAGGAGTTGATTGCTGGCTCCGAGGGGCTGGCTCCGGCTCTCTACATGCTGATCTACGCCCTGGCGCCGGTACTTTTCCTGCCGGCTCTCCCTCTGACCATTGTCGGCGGGTTGCTCTTTGGCCCCGTCTGGGGAGTGGTCTATACGATGATCGGCGCCACCACAGGCGCGTCCCTGGCCTTTCTCTGCGCCCGCTACCTGGCCCGCGACTGGGTCTCGGCCAAACTGACCGGCTCCAAATTGGAACGACTGGATCGCGAGGTGGCCGAGCACGGGTGGAAGGTTGTAGCCTTCACCAGGCTGATTCCGGCTTTTCCATTCAATCTGCTCAATTACGCTCTAGGCCTGACCAAAATTCCCTTTTCTCATTATTTTGTGACTACTTTCGTCTGCATGCTGCCGGCCTGCATAGCCTTTATCGTCTTCTCTAGTTCACTGTTCGATCTGGTCCATGGCAGCCTGTCGCCCAGGGCCTTGCTTGGAATCAGCCTGGTGGCGCTGGTCTCGTTGCTGCCGGTTGGCTATCGTTGCCTCCAGAACCGAAGGAAAGGGGTCGCATGA
- a CDS encoding sulfurtransferase, which produces MKKWTLPIIAALCTLLLGGCGSSSDEKAPQTTASVDLTAASPEFPNADLLVSAESLQANIAAGAVSAAAASQAGGKLVIIDARSPAAYSAGHIPGAVNLQHNAFWTGGAGLKETATVAASLGEAGVARDTKIVIYDNTSASFGAAGRLFWMLEYLGSTDVHLLDGGWDKWAADGRPTETTSRTLPAATFVPEVNSGAKTDSARIAKRLYDPDFVVVDARTDEEFMGWQFYGEARGGHIPGAVNLPYAWFFNSDKTILGYQDLKTLFESRGVTPDKEVAAHCTVGIRSGYVYFLLRLMGYPQASNYDASIVEWANADYPMEKAPNYASVVNPAWIKKLIDYHAPGSASAAPPEYPYGREHKYLIFETHWGSFDDMRQGWADDSYLRGHIPGAIHSNSDTYENGFPRWFLLPDDELKAAVGSMGITPDTTVVVYSNSNIFAARLWWILKYAGVADVRVLNGGYAAWQASGYPTETTINNPVATVYEGVIDSAVRATTDYTAANYDSATVQMVDVRSGGEYAGLISGYGYLVNKGRIPGAVWAYDADDLSPVYNDRDGTLRSYSEVRDFWRGIGIRSTATPDLLDKEAIFYCGGGYRSALAFFYAHLMGYTNIRNYSDGWAGWSTTYTEDPTYQSDPDISGSTDGWRQDPSGRPFSTGGTLD; this is translated from the coding sequence ATGAAAAAGTGGACGTTGCCGATCATTGCGGCACTATGTACGTTGCTACTGGGAGGCTGCGGAAGCAGCAGTGACGAGAAGGCTCCGCAAACAACGGCCTCGGTCGATCTCACGGCGGCCTCGCCGGAATTCCCGAACGCCGACCTGCTTGTTTCGGCGGAGTCGCTTCAGGCAAACATCGCCGCAGGCGCAGTGTCCGCGGCAGCCGCGAGCCAGGCGGGCGGGAAACTGGTCATCATCGACGCCCGTTCGCCCGCCGCCTACTCGGCTGGCCATATCCCCGGCGCCGTAAACCTTCAGCACAACGCCTTCTGGACGGGGGGCGCGGGGCTCAAGGAGACCGCGACCGTCGCCGCCTCGCTGGGTGAGGCAGGCGTCGCCCGAGACACGAAGATCGTCATTTACGACAACACCTCGGCCTCCTTCGGGGCGGCCGGACGGCTCTTCTGGATGCTCGAATATCTGGGGAGCACCGATGTCCACCTTCTCGACGGCGGGTGGGACAAATGGGCTGCCGACGGTCGTCCTACCGAGACCACCTCCAGGACCCTGCCGGCGGCGACCTTCGTCCCCGAGGTCAACAGCGGTGCCAAGACAGACTCCGCGCGTATCGCCAAGCGGCTCTACGATCCGGATTTCGTGGTCGTCGACGCCCGTACCGACGAGGAGTTCATGGGCTGGCAGTTTTACGGGGAAGCCCGCGGCGGGCACATTCCGGGCGCCGTTAACCTCCCCTATGCCTGGTTTTTCAACAGCGACAAGACCATCCTCGGCTACCAGGACCTGAAGACGCTCTTCGAATCGCGCGGCGTTACCCCGGACAAGGAGGTCGCCGCGCACTGCACGGTCGGCATCCGCAGCGGCTACGTGTATTTCCTGTTGCGTCTGATGGGCTACCCCCAGGCCTCCAATTACGATGCATCAATCGTGGAGTGGGCCAACGCCGACTATCCGATGGAAAAAGCGCCGAATTATGCCTCCGTGGTCAATCCGGCCTGGATCAAGAAGCTGATCGACTACCACGCGCCAGGCAGCGCCAGCGCAGCCCCGCCTGAGTATCCCTATGGCCGGGAACACAAGTACCTGATTTTTGAAACCCACTGGGGCAGCTTCGACGACATGCGGCAGGGATGGGCCGACGACTCCTACCTGCGGGGGCACATCCCCGGGGCCATCCACTCCAACTCCGACACGTATGAGAATGGTTTCCCCCGCTGGTTCCTCCTCCCCGATGACGAGCTGAAGGCGGCCGTGGGGAGCATGGGCATCACCCCTGATACGACAGTGGTCGTCTACAGCAACAGCAACATTTTCGCCGCCCGCCTCTGGTGGATTCTGAAATATGCCGGCGTCGCGGACGTGCGGGTTCTGAATGGAGGATATGCCGCCTGGCAGGCCAGCGGCTATCCCACCGAAACGACGATCAACAACCCCGTGGCAACGGTCTACGAGGGAGTTATCGATTCGGCGGTCAGGGCCACCACCGACTACACGGCCGCCAACTATGACTCCGCGACTGTCCAGATGGTGGACGTGCGCTCCGGCGGCGAGTACGCCGGGCTTATCAGCGGGTACGGCTATCTGGTGAACAAGGGTCGGATTCCCGGCGCCGTCTGGGCCTATGACGCCGATGATCTCTCACCCGTCTATAACGACAGGGACGGCACGCTGCGCAGCTATTCGGAGGTCAGGGATTTCTGGCGCGGCATCGGCATCCGCTCAACTGCCACCCCCGACCTTCTCGACAAGGAAGCCATCTTCTATTGTGGCGGCGGCTACCGCTCCGCCCTGGCCTTCTTCTACGCCCACCTCATGGGCTACACCAACATCCGAAACTACTCGGACGGCTGGGCCGGTTGGAGCACCACCTATACGGAGGACCCCACCTACCAGAGCGACCCCGATATCTCGGGGAGCACGGACGGATGGCGGCAGGACCCCTCAGGGCGTCCATTTTCCACTGGTGGCACTCTGGATTGA
- a CDS encoding glycosyltransferase 87 family protein — MSCSSPAAEAGDSEIAMAKAAASKERKIVPLVFLPVIIFGSFSCLSLQPDLRLGVPLLVGVSAMTFISLACILFQGERRGITWSPVFILLVALILRLLFVASPPTLSDDIHRYVWDGLNILGGTNPYALSPSSTPPVPGMQDLREAINHPDLVTIYPPAAQVVFAVGASFGGVTGMKSFLALLDLVLCFIILRLLTRLDLPPWRAVLYAWNPLPVLEIASSGHIDGAAALFLFAALFFLLRSRDKPFSPFRIAAAGGFFAASVLVKLFPLVFLPALFFLCRGAVRYFLVGFCLIAAGLILPFMPEIGNAFATLDVYLRNWEFAGFVFRILRDLTSGPTARIVLGIVFLAAMTHIYTRAARRRSAIGTVAAMYGVALAFLVLTTTLHPWYALYLAALLPFAAGVSGLVLCWSVLLAYQVLIPYAILGQWSEQGWVAAVIFLAPVLAWLATRGARSGLHGRSPRESSTLPASPR; from the coding sequence ATGAGTTGCAGCTCCCCTGCAGCCGAGGCGGGCGACAGTGAAATCGCCATGGCGAAGGCCGCCGCCAGTAAGGAGCGGAAAATAGTACCCCTTGTTTTTTTGCCTGTCATCATCTTCGGCTCCTTTTCGTGCCTCTCCCTCCAGCCGGACCTGCGTCTGGGGGTCCCTCTGCTGGTCGGCGTTTCTGCGATGACCTTCATTTCTCTGGCCTGTATTCTCTTTCAAGGTGAGCGGAGAGGGATAACCTGGTCGCCTGTATTCATCCTTCTCGTCGCTCTGATCCTGCGCCTTTTATTCGTCGCCAGCCCCCCCACGCTTTCCGACGATATTCACCGCTATGTGTGGGACGGCCTGAACATCCTTGGAGGAACCAACCCCTACGCTCTCTCCCCCTCGTCCACCCCTCCCGTGCCGGGCATGCAGGACCTTCGTGAAGCCATCAACCATCCCGACCTCGTCACCATCTACCCCCCGGCTGCCCAGGTTGTCTTTGCCGTCGGAGCCTCTTTCGGGGGTGTGACAGGGATGAAGTCGTTTCTGGCCCTGCTCGACCTGGTCCTCTGCTTCATCATTCTGCGCCTGCTGACCCGTCTCGATCTTCCCCCCTGGCGGGCGGTCCTCTACGCCTGGAACCCTTTGCCGGTGCTGGAGATCGCCTCTTCAGGCCACATCGACGGGGCGGCCGCGCTGTTTCTCTTTGCGGCCCTTTTCTTTCTGCTCAGATCCCGTGATAAACCGTTTTCACCCTTTCGCATCGCGGCGGCGGGCGGCTTCTTCGCCGCGTCCGTTCTGGTCAAGCTCTTCCCCCTGGTCTTCCTCCCTGCGCTCTTTTTCCTTTGCCGGGGAGCGGTCCGTTACTTCCTGGTGGGCTTCTGCCTCATCGCGGCAGGGCTCATTCTCCCGTTCATGCCGGAGATCGGCAATGCCTTTGCGACGCTCGATGTCTATTTAAGAAACTGGGAGTTCGCCGGGTTCGTCTTCCGCATCCTGCGCGACCTGACTTCAGGTCCGACCGCCCGGATCGTTCTGGGGATCGTCTTTCTGGCCGCGATGACGCACATCTACACGCGGGCCGCGAGACGACGGAGCGCCATCGGCACCGTCGCAGCGATGTATGGAGTCGCCCTCGCTTTTCTCGTCCTCACCACGACCCTCCACCCCTGGTATGCCCTTTACCTTGCGGCGCTTCTCCCCTTCGCCGCCGGGGTGAGCGGGTTGGTTCTTTGCTGGAGCGTCCTGCTTGCCTACCAGGTCCTGATCCCTTATGCCATCCTCGGACAATGGTCCGAGCAGGGGTGGGTGGCGGCCGTCATTTTCCTTGCTCCGGTCCTTGCCTGGCTGGCGACCCGGGGTGCGCGCTCAGGGCTTCACGGCCGATCACCCAGAGAATCTTCCACCCTGCCCGCATCACCCCGCTGA